One part of the Georgfuchsia toluolica genome encodes these proteins:
- a CDS encoding helix-turn-helix domain-containing protein: MATPFAVEDQQLGQRLDDVSNAVVRVHAQKNAGLFDHYAVSYVKLATLTIHRIESDPVTVSRLDEDILADHVFDLLLHVQIEGTAVITQGEKIFTLERDSIAIVPGGIPYSVNYPERGSKIILRIPHRVFHERVLGREVRDFGATLFSGGGLVPVIINLLKSLTQDERKELTEIEQFTLADSFLALVGAVVRSRSKCGVDESERNHSARLCRILSYLEENFSDHELTPTRIADANFVSVRHLHGLFKQCGTTVSKWIWDRRLKAGREDLLDPSMASLTICEIAYRRGFNDSAHFSRAFKDRFGISPGQLRTKSSKG; the protein is encoded by the coding sequence ATGGCAACGCCATTCGCAGTGGAAGACCAGCAGTTGGGCCAGCGCTTGGACGACGTATCCAACGCGGTCGTGCGTGTTCATGCGCAGAAGAATGCGGGGTTGTTCGACCACTACGCCGTCAGCTACGTCAAGCTCGCCACCTTGACGATCCATCGTATCGAGAGCGACCCGGTTACCGTGTCGCGCCTTGACGAGGATATTCTCGCCGACCATGTTTTCGATCTCTTGCTGCACGTGCAGATCGAAGGAACTGCGGTTATCACGCAAGGCGAGAAGATATTTACGCTTGAGCGCGACTCGATCGCCATCGTACCAGGCGGAATTCCCTACAGCGTGAATTATCCCGAGAGGGGCAGCAAAATCATCCTGCGCATTCCGCATCGCGTGTTTCACGAACGCGTCCTCGGAAGGGAAGTACGAGATTTTGGCGCGACGTTGTTTTCCGGTGGCGGCCTGGTGCCGGTTATCATCAATCTACTCAAGTCCTTGACTCAGGACGAGCGGAAGGAACTTACCGAGATCGAGCAGTTCACGCTTGCTGACAGTTTTCTGGCTTTGGTTGGGGCCGTGGTCCGCTCGCGCAGCAAGTGCGGAGTCGATGAATCTGAAAGAAATCATTCGGCGCGCCTGTGCCGGATACTTTCCTATCTGGAGGAGAATTTTTCCGATCACGAATTGACGCCAACCAGGATTGCCGATGCCAACTTTGTTTCCGTGCGTCATCTGCATGGATTGTTCAAGCAGTGCGGCACGACCGTGAGCAAGTGGATATGGGATCGCCGGCTTAAGGCGGGTCGCGAGGATCTTCTCGATCCATCCATGGCTTCGCTGACAATCTGCGAAATTGCTTATCGCCGTGGCTTCAACGATTCCGCGCATTTCAGCCGCGCTTTCAAGGATCGTTTCGGGATATCGCCGGGGCAACTGCGAACGAAGTCCAGCAAGGGCTAG
- a CDS encoding WD40/YVTN/BNR-like repeat-containing protein: MARLIKFGLSIIPWLIIAALLWVGLFIKPQPVGTTMQPPSIERTDSFYGIASPAKGVLWIAGNNGKVVRSEDDGLNWVLQTTPTRQHLQDIASWDSKRAVAVGNKGVVIITADGGATWTEVSAPLSRISNKLLRVKALPEGRAWAVGEMGALLETTDYGKTWERRRDEEDAAWNDVLFLDANNGWLMGEAGRIMKTTDGGKTWQPVASPVKVSLMAVAFRDAANGVAVGLEGSLLATHNGGNTWELLPRAKRVPATLSPGDVANSAAGSGKLRVPEEAGEHLFDIAWDEAQQIWLAIGNQGVWVQGDKNAEVWEAGRIDARNLAWHTRLIVANGQTYMAGASVGAWDKRVWRAFKSKG, encoded by the coding sequence ATGGCACGTCTGATCAAGTTTGGTTTATCGATCATTCCCTGGTTGATCATCGCCGCGCTGTTATGGGTGGGATTGTTTATCAAGCCGCAGCCGGTGGGCACGACGATGCAGCCGCCATCGATCGAGCGCACCGACTCGTTTTACGGCATTGCATCGCCGGCCAAAGGGGTGCTGTGGATTGCCGGCAACAACGGGAAGGTCGTGCGCAGCGAAGACGACGGGTTGAACTGGGTATTGCAAACGACGCCGACCCGGCAGCATCTGCAGGACATTGCGAGCTGGGACAGCAAGCGAGCCGTGGCGGTCGGCAACAAGGGCGTCGTCATCATTACCGCCGATGGTGGCGCCACCTGGACCGAGGTAAGCGCTCCTCTTTCCAGGATTTCCAACAAGTTGCTGCGGGTAAAAGCCCTGCCCGAGGGCCGGGCCTGGGCCGTGGGTGAAATGGGCGCCCTCCTGGAAACCACTGATTATGGAAAGACCTGGGAGCGTCGTCGCGATGAGGAGGACGCTGCCTGGAATGATGTGCTGTTCCTCGATGCCAACAACGGCTGGCTGATGGGCGAAGCCGGGCGGATCATGAAAACCACGGACGGCGGCAAGACCTGGCAGCCTGTGGCGAGTCCAGTCAAGGTCAGTCTGATGGCGGTAGCGTTTCGCGATGCCGCCAACGGTGTGGCGGTGGGTTTGGAAGGATCGCTGCTGGCAACGCACAACGGCGGCAATACGTGGGAACTGCTGCCCCGGGCGAAACGGGTCCCTGCCACCCTGTCGCCTGGAGACGTCGCCAATTCAGCGGCAGGCTCTGGGAAGCTGCGTGTCCCTGAAGAAGCGGGCGAGCATCTATTCGATATCGCATGGGACGAGGCGCAGCAAATCTGGCTGGCAATTGGCAACCAGGGTGTCTGGGTACAGGGCGACAAGAATGCGGAGGTCTGGGAGGCGGGGCGCATCGACGCGCGCAACCTGGCCTGGCACACCCGGCTAATCGTAGCGAATGGCCAGACCTACATGGCCGGCGCCAGTGTGGGGGCATGGGATAAGCGCGTCTGGCGCGCATTCAAGAGCAAGGGATAA
- a CDS encoding efflux RND transporter permease subunit, with protein sequence MAIATAVLTYFAVNIEVKTVFADMLPSSHPYVKVHERFKDTFGGSNIVTIMVEVEDGDIFQPAVLEKVRTLTLGLRTVSAVNPFQIISLASKKLKEIKSSTDGIETKPLMWPDLPKDQQEIDALRDAVLRNPLVYGSYVSSDLKATLITVDFYDRQVDYKTVFGEINHLVDQVRDDKVKIRIVGDPILYGWVNYFLPETMHLVLATLLLVVALLFLFNRTWRNTLLPLIAGLVSAIWALGVTKLFGIHFEPLVIVVAVLISARAVSHSVQIVNRFDEEVEAIESGHESSETAACRALSDMFRPGMLGVIADAGCMAVVALSPIPLLQKLTVLSVVWVFTLSVSAVVLTPVLLSWGRHPKGFAHPLNVAPILHAFLGLCARIVTSRARYGVLAAAALIFVVSGLYAFKLKVGDANPGSPILWPDSAYNQDSAAINSKFQGVDRMFVVVSGENLGLLKKAEVMDNMNRFQRFMSAQPEIGATLSVADVVPAINRIIHEGNPRYQELGATETINGSLMFLFESVSEPGDLDRYVDNQYKNGAVTLFFRDRQGETIRTAVARIKEFVAKNPLAEGTYQLAGGVIGVMAAVNEIILSGQIEAIALALVVLVLLCTLTYRSSVSGMVFMIPVILSNTITFSVMAWMGIGMNINTVPVAALGIGLGVDYSFYIADRIKEELALGKDALTAITIALHSTGTGVLVTALVLIISVMLWSVSSLRFQAEMAMLMSIWLAVSTLSALLLMPSILYVFQPEFVFGKKDGAMDNGVDASAARALERLDLGVAK encoded by the coding sequence TTGGCGATTGCCACTGCGGTGCTCACCTACTTCGCGGTGAATATCGAAGTGAAGACCGTCTTTGCCGACATGCTTCCGTCGTCGCATCCGTACGTGAAAGTACATGAGCGCTTCAAGGATACGTTTGGCGGATCGAATATCGTCACCATCATGGTGGAAGTCGAGGATGGCGACATATTCCAGCCGGCGGTGCTGGAAAAGGTGCGTACGCTGACCCTCGGGCTGCGCACGGTATCGGCGGTCAACCCGTTCCAGATCATTTCCCTGGCATCCAAAAAACTGAAGGAGATCAAGTCGTCCACGGACGGAATTGAGACGAAGCCGCTGATGTGGCCGGATCTGCCCAAAGACCAGCAGGAAATCGACGCCTTGCGCGATGCGGTTCTGCGCAACCCGCTCGTTTATGGCAGCTATGTCTCCTCGGATCTCAAGGCGACCCTGATTACGGTCGACTTTTACGATCGTCAGGTCGACTACAAAACGGTGTTCGGAGAAATCAATCATCTCGTCGACCAGGTGCGCGACGACAAGGTGAAGATTCGTATCGTTGGCGACCCCATCCTGTATGGTTGGGTAAACTACTTCCTCCCGGAAACGATGCATCTGGTGCTGGCCACCTTGCTGTTGGTGGTGGCGCTGTTGTTTCTGTTCAATCGGACCTGGCGCAATACCCTACTGCCACTGATTGCGGGCCTGGTCAGCGCGATCTGGGCTCTGGGGGTAACCAAGTTGTTCGGTATCCATTTTGAGCCGCTTGTCATTGTGGTGGCGGTGCTCATCAGTGCGCGGGCGGTATCGCATTCGGTGCAGATCGTGAACCGCTTCGACGAGGAAGTGGAAGCCATCGAGTCGGGGCACGAGAGTAGCGAGACGGCAGCCTGCCGGGCGCTATCCGACATGTTTCGGCCGGGCATGCTCGGCGTTATTGCCGATGCGGGTTGCATGGCGGTGGTGGCGTTGAGTCCGATCCCGTTGTTGCAGAAGCTGACAGTCTTGTCGGTGGTATGGGTGTTTACCTTGTCGGTGAGCGCCGTGGTGCTGACCCCTGTGTTGTTGTCCTGGGGACGGCATCCGAAGGGATTCGCCCATCCGCTGAATGTTGCACCGATCCTGCATGCATTCCTCGGGCTATGCGCAAGAATCGTCACGAGTCGGGCGCGTTATGGCGTACTCGCGGCTGCGGCATTGATCTTCGTCGTCTCGGGGCTCTACGCATTCAAGCTTAAAGTGGGGGATGCCAATCCGGGATCACCGATCCTGTGGCCGGATTCAGCCTACAACCAGGATTCGGCCGCAATCAATAGCAAGTTTCAGGGCGTCGATCGGATGTTCGTCGTGGTCAGCGGCGAAAATCTCGGGCTGCTGAAAAAGGCGGAAGTCATGGACAACATGAATCGCTTTCAGCGCTTCATGAGCGCACAGCCGGAGATCGGCGCTACGCTGTCGGTAGCCGACGTGGTGCCGGCGATCAATCGCATCATTCACGAAGGCAACCCGCGTTACCAGGAGTTAGGCGCCACCGAAACCATCAACGGATCGCTGATGTTCCTGTTCGAGTCCGTTTCCGAACCCGGCGACCTTGATCGCTACGTCGACAACCAGTATAAAAATGGCGCCGTGACGCTGTTCTTCCGTGACCGCCAAGGCGAAACCATACGCACCGCGGTCGCCCGCATCAAGGAGTTCGTTGCCAAGAATCCATTGGCCGAAGGGACTTATCAACTCGCGGGCGGCGTGATCGGTGTCATGGCCGCGGTTAACGAGATCATCCTTTCGGGGCAGATCGAAGCCATTGCCCTGGCGCTGGTCGTGCTGGTGCTGCTTTGCACATTGACCTATCGCTCGTCGGTTTCGGGCATGGTTTTCATGATCCCGGTCATTCTCTCCAACACCATTACTTTCAGCGTCATGGCATGGATGGGGATCGGCATGAATATCAATACCGTGCCGGTGGCCGCCCTGGGCATTGGGCTGGGCGTGGATTATTCCTTTTACATCGCTGACCGGATCAAGGAGGAACTGGCGCTTGGCAAGGATGCGCTCACTGCCATCACCATTGCATTGCACAGCACCGGTACCGGCGTTCTCGTGACGGCTCTGGTCCTCATCATCAGCGTCATGCTTTGGTCCGTATCATCGCTGCGCTTTCAAGCGGAAATGGCAATGCTGATGAGCATCTGGCTGGCGGTATCGACACTCTCGGCACTGCTGCTGATGCCTTCGATTCTCTACGTATTCCAGCCGGAGTTTGTATTTGGCAAGAAAGATGGAGCAATGGACAACGGTGTTGACGCGAGCGCAGCTCGCGCGTTGGAAAGACTGGATTTGGGAGTAGCGAAGTAG
- the npdG gene encoding NADPH-dependent F420 reductase — protein sequence MADKNPILTFIGGTGDLGSGLAWRFAKAGYPVIIGSRQAEKATQAAAEMIRRGPLDVRGMDNAAAASAGDIVFMTVPFASHEATLASITAAVQGKIFVDSTVPLMPPKIMRVQLPAGGCVAKQTQEALGENVRVVSAFQNVAAAHLQDDGAHLDDCDVLVTGNDADAREVVVRLAAKIGFKAWHAGSIDNSAVAEALTSVLIFMNKRYGIDGAGIHVTGTPTKAG from the coding sequence ATGGCAGACAAGAACCCCATACTCACGTTCATCGGTGGCACGGGCGATTTAGGCTCAGGCCTGGCGTGGCGCTTCGCCAAGGCTGGCTACCCCGTTATCATAGGATCGCGCCAGGCGGAGAAGGCAACACAAGCCGCTGCGGAAATGATCAGGCGTGGCCCGCTCGATGTCCGGGGCATGGACAATGCTGCTGCGGCCAGTGCCGGCGATATTGTGTTTATGACGGTTCCGTTCGCCAGCCATGAAGCTACGCTGGCATCGATCACCGCGGCTGTTCAGGGAAAGATTTTCGTGGACTCCACCGTGCCCCTGATGCCACCCAAGATCATGCGCGTGCAACTGCCGGCTGGAGGGTGCGTTGCCAAGCAAACCCAGGAAGCCCTGGGGGAAAACGTCCGGGTCGTCTCGGCATTTCAGAACGTCGCGGCGGCCCACCTTCAGGACGACGGTGCCCACCTTGACGATTGCGATGTGCTGGTGACAGGCAACGATGCCGACGCTCGCGAAGTTGTCGTCAGACTAGCCGCCAAAATCGGCTTCAAGGCCTGGCATGCGGGTAGCATCGACAACTCGGCGGTCGCCGAGGCGTTGACATCGGTGTTGATTTTCATGAACAAGCGCTACGGCATTGACGGCGCCGGCATTCATGTCACAGGAACCCCGACCAAGGCCGGTTAG
- a CDS encoding cyclase family protein, with amino-acid sequence MSGQALFDILSKAKVYDLGQAYWPAMPVHPFDPPFQFFLYRYHEYVRKSFDEMGIEPGFSDAISLLVTSMHAGTHFDLPIHMSQNNKVMGIDVTPYQRDTGFTKLPEPLHSLEKVPPLLLRAVLLDIPAYKGLDILPERYAITPEDLEGAASRQGVLIQEGDCILVRTGYARFFETDRDAYLNKWAGLSDAAAHWIVARKPKLVGTDNLSLGVPAPFASHRIILVEAGIYVMKSLTLETLAADKHYTSTVVVLPLKIKGGEASLVRPIAIA; translated from the coding sequence ATGAGCGGTCAAGCACTATTTGACATACTGTCGAAGGCAAAGGTTTATGACCTCGGTCAGGCCTATTGGCCAGCGATGCCGGTGCACCCCTTTGATCCGCCGTTCCAGTTCTTCCTCTATCGCTATCATGAGTATGTGCGCAAGTCGTTTGACGAGATGGGTATCGAGCCGGGATTTTCGGACGCCATCAGCCTCCTCGTCACATCCATGCATGCCGGCACCCATTTCGACTTGCCGATCCACATGTCGCAAAACAACAAGGTGATGGGGATCGATGTCACACCCTATCAGCGCGACACCGGTTTTACAAAACTGCCCGAGCCCCTGCACAGCCTGGAAAAGGTGCCACCGCTGCTGTTGCGCGCGGTACTGCTCGATATTCCCGCCTACAAGGGTTTGGACATCCTGCCCGAGCGCTATGCCATCACCCCGGAGGATCTTGAAGGCGCGGCGTCAAGACAGGGCGTGCTCATTCAGGAAGGCGACTGCATTCTGGTGCGAACCGGCTATGCCCGTTTCTTCGAAACGGATCGCGATGCCTACCTGAACAAGTGGGCGGGCCTCAGCGATGCCGCGGCGCATTGGATCGTGGCGCGCAAGCCCAAACTGGTGGGTACCGACAATCTGTCGCTGGGTGTTCCGGCGCCCTTCGCCAGCCACCGTATCATCCTGGTCGAGGCCGGCATTTATGTCATGAAGAGCCTGACCCTGGAAACCCTGGCCGCCGACAAGCACTACACCAGCACGGTGGTCGTGCTGCCGCTGAAGATCAAGGGCGGCGAGGCATCGCTGGTCAGGCCGATAGCGATTGCTTAA
- a CDS encoding LeuA family protein, with protein sequence MTSNSTISPALIWTGDINNRPEVQDGFDRSKTVRFYDTTLRDGEQAVGVVFSADAKFAIARGLDELGVGRIESGFPRVSDEDTEAVRRILAAKFASEIWGFSRAVKADIDAHIELGTTAVLIEIATSEQKMKAYGFSRESVIERLTDAIKHARAHGMRVNFFPVDSTRSDLGFLAEVYKAAIAAGAAEVSVVDTIGACAPEAVEYLIRNVASWVGPDVPIHWHGHNDFGLATAAAIAAVRGGATWIQGTINGMGERAGNADICEVALALQCLYDVPVEMDLSKARKVSELVRKSGGYQVDRWKPVVGEDLFVRESGAVAAQFHMPDAIEPYSSAIVSAQRGIVLGKKSGLANIEIKVKELGLAVAADRFPALLASVKEQATRAHRLVSDAEFAKMAAKL encoded by the coding sequence ATGACAAGCAATAGTACGATTTCCCCCGCACTGATCTGGACCGGCGACATCAACAATCGGCCGGAAGTGCAGGATGGTTTCGACCGAAGCAAGACCGTCCGCTTTTACGATACGACGTTGCGTGACGGGGAACAGGCCGTTGGTGTCGTCTTTTCGGCAGACGCCAAATTTGCCATTGCCCGCGGTCTCGACGAACTCGGCGTTGGCCGCATAGAGTCCGGTTTCCCGAGAGTTTCCGACGAGGATACCGAGGCGGTACGGCGCATTCTTGCCGCCAAATTTGCTTCGGAGATTTGGGGCTTTTCTCGCGCGGTGAAAGCCGACATTGACGCCCATATCGAGCTGGGAACGACCGCGGTGCTGATTGAGATCGCCACCAGCGAACAGAAGATGAAGGCCTACGGCTTCAGCCGTGAATCGGTGATCGAACGCCTGACCGATGCCATAAAACACGCCCGCGCTCACGGTATGCGGGTGAACTTCTTCCCGGTTGACAGCACGCGCTCAGACCTGGGCTTCCTGGCGGAGGTCTACAAGGCGGCAATTGCGGCGGGCGCCGCGGAAGTGTCGGTAGTCGATACCATCGGCGCCTGCGCGCCGGAGGCGGTGGAATACCTTATCCGTAACGTGGCCTCCTGGGTCGGCCCGGACGTGCCGATTCATTGGCACGGTCACAATGACTTCGGCTTGGCCACCGCAGCGGCGATTGCTGCCGTTCGTGGCGGTGCGACCTGGATTCAGGGAACCATCAACGGAATGGGCGAGCGTGCCGGCAATGCCGATATTTGCGAAGTTGCGCTGGCGCTGCAATGCCTCTACGACGTTCCCGTCGAGATGGACCTGTCGAAAGCTCGCAAGGTTTCGGAACTGGTGCGCAAGTCGGGCGGCTATCAGGTCGACCGCTGGAAGCCGGTGGTTGGTGAGGACTTGTTCGTGCGTGAAAGCGGAGCGGTGGCGGCCCAGTTTCATATGCCTGATGCCATCGAGCCGTACTCATCGGCGATCGTTTCCGCGCAGCGTGGCATTGTCCTTGGCAAGAAGAGCGGCCTCGCGAATATTGAAATCAAGGTCAAGGAACTTGGTCTTGCGGTAGCTGCCGACAGATTTCCAGCTTTGCTGGCCAGCGTCAAGGAACAAGCGACGCGCGCGCACCGTCTGGTCTCCGATGCCGAGTTTGCTAAAATGGCCGCCAAGCTGTAA
- a CDS encoding DUF1302 family protein yields the protein MNKPKRGLRRTISCMSCVIVAATPFCSGIAQAADTNFYGDASAAFSWNVQNTLKDNYVNTPDTKHKLSMERYTLKLNADTTVNENLSFVTKVRFVSDVGINYLENLQDLRNPAIGVNGADITGHNNLSRYYSGGELRELYADIKPIDNLLLRLGKQQVVWGESDFFQAMDIVQGYDFTWRSFLEAPEDLRKPSVMANVTLMFPEIDGKLQALFRPGSMNRLDSIGNTLDFIGGRWAVNPYKGIDFRATLPYNYRQNGADEREDTWGLRWSGIANEINYSVSYLKTFNQAPVFNMTDNAAPFLTAVGALPPGVPFVPSGATPFNGTTPAGIIGEIIYPKIELFGLSLSGYSAAADAVFSAEAAYIRDYAFNFGNDPTNVWQQVFGGAGFAGIMGKDVIRSMLRMDKNLPITQTLLGTEKPAFFSLQLFDTWIQDFNESDNIVNFTSFGQHMKEHSPLLTMILNTSYMNGVVTPSLVAGADLAYGGGFIVPGVELQHGKNWRLKLEYDYFWHRNIKTLSDQQSETALFGYFANNNQLYARLTYQF from the coding sequence ATGAATAAACCCAAGAGAGGACTGCGGCGCACCATCAGCTGCATGTCATGTGTAATCGTGGCGGCGACCCCATTTTGTTCAGGGATCGCGCAAGCAGCCGATACCAATTTCTATGGCGATGCGAGCGCAGCGTTTTCGTGGAACGTGCAAAACACGTTAAAAGACAATTATGTCAACACGCCGGATACCAAGCACAAGTTGTCGATGGAGCGCTACACGCTGAAGCTTAACGCCGACACCACGGTCAACGAAAATCTGTCCTTCGTAACGAAAGTACGCTTTGTTAGTGACGTTGGTATCAACTACCTGGAAAATTTGCAAGATCTCAGGAATCCCGCAATTGGGGTAAACGGTGCCGACATCACCGGTCACAATAACCTGTCGCGCTACTACAGCGGTGGCGAGCTACGCGAGTTGTATGCCGACATCAAGCCCATCGACAATCTGCTGCTTCGCCTCGGCAAGCAGCAGGTGGTGTGGGGCGAGTCGGATTTCTTCCAGGCCATGGACATAGTACAGGGCTACGACTTCACGTGGCGCAGCTTCCTCGAAGCGCCCGAAGACCTGCGCAAACCCTCGGTAATGGCCAACGTCACTCTGATGTTTCCCGAAATCGACGGCAAGCTCCAGGCCTTGTTCCGCCCCGGTTCGATGAATCGGCTCGATTCGATCGGCAACACCCTCGACTTTATCGGCGGTCGCTGGGCGGTGAATCCATACAAAGGCATCGACTTCAGGGCCACGTTGCCATACAACTACAGACAGAATGGTGCCGACGAGCGCGAAGACACCTGGGGTTTGCGCTGGAGCGGCATCGCGAATGAGATCAACTACTCGGTCTCTTACCTGAAAACATTCAATCAGGCCCCGGTATTCAACATGACCGACAACGCGGCGCCGTTTCTGACGGCTGTTGGCGCGCTTCCTCCTGGAGTGCCTTTCGTGCCGTCTGGCGCCACGCCGTTTAACGGCACCACCCCGGCAGGTATCATCGGCGAGATCATCTATCCGAAGATTGAGCTGTTCGGCCTCTCGCTTTCCGGTTACTCGGCTGCGGCGGACGCGGTATTCAGCGCCGAAGCTGCCTACATCCGTGATTACGCGTTCAACTTCGGAAACGATCCGACAAATGTGTGGCAACAGGTATTTGGTGGTGCCGGTTTCGCCGGCATCATGGGCAAGGATGTCATACGGTCGATGTTGCGCATGGACAAGAATCTGCCGATAACGCAGACACTGCTCGGAACGGAGAAGCCGGCCTTCTTCTCGCTGCAGTTGTTCGACACCTGGATCCAGGACTTCAATGAGAGCGACAACATTGTCAATTTCACCTCGTTTGGTCAGCACATGAAGGAGCATTCGCCGCTGCTGACGATGATTCTCAATACCAGCTATATGAATGGCGTGGTTACCCCGTCACTGGTGGCGGGTGCCGACTTGGCCTACGGAGGGGGGTTCATCGTGCCCGGCGTGGAGCTCCAGCATGGCAAGAACTGGCGCCTGAAGCTTGAGTACGATTATTTCTGGCATCGCAATATCAAAACTCTCAGCGATCAGCAATCTGAAACTGCGTTGTTCGGCTACTTTGCCAACAACAACCAGCTTTACGCAAGACTCACCTACCAATTCTGA